One Malassezia vespertilionis chromosome 6, complete sequence genomic window, AATACTGCTTTGGGCAGCGCCGTAGTACCAGACGTGAACATAATCAGCGCAGGGTCTTCGAGAGAAATACTCGCAAAGTCGGTCGTGTGCCTTTCGCCGAGCGAATTCCAACCGTTCATAAGTTTGTCCCAATCGTGAATCTGGGGGTGCGTTTTCGGTCCAGAAACCCACGGACGCTTGGAGCAGGGCGCCGCCGGAGCAAGgtcgcgctgggcgacgACCGCaacctgctcgagcactGGTTGCGGCTCCGTTCCACCAGGGTACATTTCGCCCTTGAACATGCGGTCAAAGTAGGGTTGCAAGTGGTTCCAGACCTGGTTGTCGCAAAACAAAAATTTAGTGCCAATCATGTTGATGCACTTAGCGGATACCTCGGCAGTCTGGAACGCATTCATCGGCGCAGCAATGGCACCCAAAATCTGCGTAGCCCAAAAGACCAAGACAAACTCGACCGTGTTCCGCATCATAATGGCCACACGGTCGCCCTTCTTCACGCCGTACTGGGCTTGTAGACCGTGCGCCAGTGCAATAGTTGCATGACGGGCCTCGCCAAACGTTGCACGGTTGCGCTCTGTGACAACGTATACCTTCTGGCTGTAGTTTGCTGAGTTGTCTAGCCAGTAATGGCGCAGGGAGCTGTACGGAAGGCTTAAACGCGTGCCAGACGCATTACTACTCTCCTTGCTTACCTTAACAGGGCAGTTTGGGTCTTCCAAGATCCGTTTGTCAAGTGCAGAGAATACGGAGGGCGGACTGATTTGCATGTTGTCACTGGTAGTGGTATTCTTAATTCAAGCTACCTACCGGCAAACACAAGGTGCTATCCGGGGCTACATATGCGGAATCGGCAAACTCCGAAGAAGCATGGGGCAACTTTTTTAACTCCCCCAATTGTTTCTGTGCACAGATCACCCACATGGGCACAGGCGCTTAACCCTACGTTCTTAGTCAGCTACACTGCCGGAGTTTGTCTTTGGGCGGCATGCATGATGCAGAAATGCGGCATATCCTGCTAAAGGATAAACAAGCACGTTTGCtagcgtgcagcgcaccgtcCATTTCTGCTATACATGCGTCGGAATTCAAAAGAGGCGTGGTAAAAACAGTCACTTTTGGGGTGGACGCCGTCTTAACGCCTTCTCGCGCCACGTTATGGGCCAATCCGCCGGAGAGTGCCCAAGATGCGAAGGGCACTGGCCATTGCTTGCCAGAGTGGTATGCATTGACGAATAGCCTTTGTCAAGTTTGTAATGTCCCGCTCATACCAGGGCAAACAGCGATGCATTGTACAAGCGCGAGCACCCGCCGCCGTTCCAAGCATCGGCGCATCTATTCGGGTGTGCAGCTCAAGACTGTGTGCTCAGTGTGCCAAACAATCCAAGATACCCTTCCATTCCCTATATCTCGCGGCCAGTTTCCTAATACCCGCCGTCGCGCTAAGGACTATGCCAAGATTCTGGCTGGCAATGCAGACTCGTTGAATTTGCCGTCCTCAACACGTATGTCCAAGACGGATGGATTGCCGAATACGGCAAGCCTCGATACGAAACCATCGAACCAGGCATTGCCACCTACGAAATCAGAGACGCCTACACTTGCGCCAGCGGCATCTCGCGCGGTGCCAATGACACTTGATACCAAAGGAAAATCTATCGCATCCCAACATATGCAACGACCGACAAAGCAGCGTGCTGTGGACAGTAAAGCAAATTTACGTGTCATGCTGCAGGAAAAGAAACAAGGTAATCAACGCGACAAGAAGGGGGACAGCAGCTCCGGTCTTGCCGACTTTTTGAGTCAATTGTAGTAGCaccatcgcgcgcagcggtggTTGCAATACCTTATCTATGCTGCAATTGCTATACGTAATTAAAGCTTCTGCATAGCAGCAATGTCAGAAGACTGAACGTAGTCCTCAATGTCCTGGACGCACTCTTGGAGCTCCTCCATAGAGACCTTCTCGTCTTCAACGACAAGGGTAATCTGGAGCTTGCTCACACCGTATCCAATGGGTACGAGCTTGCTAGCACCCCAAACGAGACCGTCCATTTCAACCCCACGGACAgcctcctcgagcgccttCATGTCGGTCTCGTCGTCCCAAGGCTTCACATCAAAGGTAACGACACTCTTCTGAATAGTCTTGGGCTTTTGGGCCTTGCGTGCCTCGTATTCCTTCACACGCTCGGCCTTGATGCGCTCAGCCTCGGGgtcctcctcctcgtcagAACCGAAGAGATCGATCTCATCATCGTCGGAGCCGAACTTCAGAAGTTCTGCAGCCTTGGCTTTGTCACCGGGGAGGTCGGCGGCATCGTACGACTTGATGTGTTCGGACCAGCGACTCACGTTGGGGTACTTGCCAGCATCAACGGGCGAAGAGATCGCCTCGAAAGCGGCAACATCGGCCTGCGTGGGCTCGTTACTAAAAAGTTAGTACAGGAACATAGGTATGCAGCTGTCGTTGTCGCGCATGACCCAAGCTCTCAATGCTGGTCAGTAAGTTTGGAAAATTCGGTTGTCGTCAAAGCAAAAGGCGCGGTGTCTTAAGCCGCTGGACTCGGAAACACGGACCAAAACAAAAGTTCATCATGCAGAGCTTGGGCAATGGGCAACGACAACATACGGCAATAAATTAGCGAAACGTACCCATCAACAAAAGACTTGTCCGCAAGGAAAGTGTTGAACTGGTTAAGAACGTCGGCGTTAGAAAAGTCGGGGAGAGACATGGCTTTAGTGAACGTAGAGATGGAGAACACGTACACTATGCGACTAGTCTTTTCTTTCTGCGCACGCTTTTACTTCGGCCGACGCTTTCTTGAACTGACACGTGCACTGTGCCGTGAGCGATTGGCCGTGCAGGAacgcctccacattgcATGGGGAGGTGCAAAAGTGCAAACCTCACTGCACCGATTTTGTACAGCTCCTTTTTTCTTATCAGGAGGACTAGTGGCTGTGGCGCGATGATGCCCATGGAATACACAGGAATGCATCCTATGCGCGATGCTATCCATCCTGCTTTGGCAGCATCGATGTCAGCCCTGCACCCGTTCTTTTCCAAATCTCGCCTTCCAGACACGCCGCTCTCCGAAGACGACATTGCACTTTTTATGCTGCTTGTGACATATTcggatgcgctggatgctTTACCTTTGGAATTCACAAGAAGTTTCTCTGATCTGCGCGAACTTGATGCGGTATTGGGCGGTATGTGGGCTGATCACACGATACTAACACCTTCTGCAGCACATCTCTACTCCCTTTCGCTTCGCCTTAATAACCTTGCCGCAATGATTGAAGACCCGGAAATATCCCCTGCACAGCGACTTATTGCATTGAAGGAAGTTGCAGATGAGGCCCGCGCGTACAAGATGGGCGGCGAAGACAAAATCCGCGTTGCCGTCAACACTGCCGAAATGGTACGTTGCGCCGAAAGAAAGACTAATGAAGCACAGATTGCATCACATATGGAGTATATGGACTCGATTCTTCGCTCCTTTACCACAATACCGCAACTACGCATGTACACACGAGACTGTCATCCGCACTTTAAGCGGCACTGCGACCAGAACATGTA contains:
- the EFB1 gene encoding Translation elongation factor 1 beta (EggNog:ENOG503NV8V; COG:J; BUSCO:EOG092644ZU); protein product: MSLPDFSNADVLNQFNTFLADKSFVDGNEPTQADVAAFEAISSPVDAGKYPNVSRWSEHIKSYDAADLPGDKAKAAELLKFGSDDDEIDLFGSDEEEDPEAERIKAERVKEYEARKAQKPKTIQKSVVTFDVKPWDDETDMKALEEAVRGVEMDGLVWGASKLVPIGYGVSKLQITLVVEDEKVSMEELQECVQDIEDYVQSSDIAAMQKL